A region of the bacterium genome:
AGGGGGCAAAGATGGTGAATGCGTCTGAATTGAAAGGAGGAATGATAATAAAAAGAGAGGGGAAATTGTATAAGGTTATTGAAGCAGAGACAAAAGCCAGAACAGCCCAGTTTTCAAGTTATACACATCTTAAACTTCAGGATTTGAAAACAGGACATGTTCACGATTTAAGATTATCACCTGATGAAAAAATAGAGAATGTTGATATTGAGGAGATTGAAATGGAATACAGTTATGCAGATGGAGATAATTTTTACTTTATACATCCTGAAACATTTGAGATTATTGAACTTCCTGGATATACAATTGGTGATTTTAAAAGATATATGAAAGAGGGGGTTAAACTGAAAATTCAGGTTTATGAGGGTAATCCTGTAAGTGTTGTAATTCCTGAATTTGTTGATTTAAAAGTGGTAACAACAGGGGAAGGGATAAAAGGAGGAACAGACAGTACATGGAAAAGTGCAACTCTTGAAAATGGTATGGAAATACTAGTTCCTCAATTTCTAAAGGAAGGAGATATTGTAACGGTTTCAACAAAGACAAATCAATATCTTGAAAGAGTCCATAAATAAATTTTTCGCTTTTTTCATTGATTTTTATAAAATAAATGTATCCTTTCAATTTTTTAAAATTGTTGTATAATTTTTAAAAGTTACCAAAAAAGGAGGACAAAATGGCTGAATGTTTAAATTTAGAAAGAAATTTAAAGAATTGTTCCTGTTCTTATAAAAGTTGTTCAAAAAGAGGTGTATGCTGTGAATGTTTAAGTTCTCACTGGTCAAGAAAGGAACTGCCTGGATGCCTTTTTCCACCGGAAGCAGAGAAAACATATAACAGGTCAATTGAGTATTTTATAAAAGTTTGGAGCGAAAAACTTAATCTAAAGTAAAGTCAAAAAAATTTCTGAAACAGGAGGTATAAAAAAATGGTAAATGTGTATTTTTTACCTTTTGAAAAAATAGATAAACTTGATGATTTTTTGAATCGTTTTGATTTTTTAAAAAATTTCAGTGAAAAGGATAAAATTGGTCTTAAAATTCATTTTGGAAATTCACATCATAATAATAATGTTTCTCCTGATTTTGTTTTGCCAATTGTTAATAAATTGAAGGAGAAAAATATTGTAGGTATTCTTACAGATACAAATGTTTTATACAGAGGTGAGAGGGATGATACTTTTTCCCATCTTGAAGTTGTTTATAAGAAGGGTTATGACAAACTCGGTATTCCTATTTTAATTGCAGGTGGTTTTGATGCTGATTATGAATTTGATATTGATATAAACGGTAAACATTTTAAAAAACTCTATTATGCAAAGGAATATGAAAAATTTGATGGTATGATTGCAATAACACATTTTAAAGGACATGGACTTTCAGGAATAGGCGGGACACTGAAAAATATTGGAATGGGTTGTGCTTCAAGAAAAGGTAAATTTGCAATGCATTCAAATATATCTCCTGTTGTTAATAACTCTATTTGTAAAGGATGTGGGAAATGCGTTGAGAATTGTTTATTCAATGCCATAACTCTGAAGAATGAAAAAGCATTTATTGATAGAGAAAAATGTAAG
Encoded here:
- a CDS encoding elongation factor P, whose amino-acid sequence is MVNASELKGGMIIKREGKLYKVIEAETKARTAQFSSYTHLKLQDLKTGHVHDLRLSPDEKIENVDIEEIEMEYSYADGDNFYFIHPETFEIIELPGYTIGDFKRYMKEGVKLKIQVYEGNPVSVVIPEFVDLKVVTTGEGIKGGTDSTWKSATLENGMEILVPQFLKEGDIVTVSTKTNQYLERVHK
- a CDS encoding DUF6485 family protein, producing MAECLNLERNLKNCSCSYKSCSKRGVCCECLSSHWSRKELPGCLFPPEAEKTYNRSIEYFIKVWSEKLNLK
- a CDS encoding DUF362 domain-containing protein; translated protein: MVNVYFLPFEKIDKLDDFLNRFDFLKNFSEKDKIGLKIHFGNSHHNNNVSPDFVLPIVNKLKEKNIVGILTDTNVLYRGERDDTFSHLEVVYKKGYDKLGIPILIAGGFDADYEFDIDINGKHFKKLYYAKEYEKFDGMIAITHFKGHGLSGIGGTLKNIGMGCASRKGKFAMHSNISPVVNNSICKGCGKCVENCLFNAITLKNEKAFIDREKCKGCAFCIHVCPFGAINIPWSSVTTEEFQERIVEYAYGIIKFYKDKFLAINFLTNIAGDCDCCSNPGEILSKDIGVCVSDDPVAVDKCSSDLIREINKKDVFLEIKPKVDYTTQFRYAEKIGLGTTKYKVIVF